A genomic region of Homo sapiens chromosome 4, GRCh38.p14 Primary Assembly contains the following coding sequences:
- the HSD17B11 gene encoding estradiol 17-beta-dehydrogenase 11 isoform X1 — protein sequence MKFLLDILLLLPLLIVCSLESFVKLFIPKRRKSVTGEIVLITGAGHGIGRLTAYEFAKLKSKLVLWDINKHGLEETAAKCKGLGAKVHTFVVDCSNREDIYSSAKKVKAEIGDVSILVNNAGVVYTSDLFATQDPQIEKTFEVNVLAHFWR from the exons ATGAAATTTCTTCTGGACATCCTCCTGCTTCTCCCGTTACTGATCGTCTGCTCCCTAGAGTCCTTCGTGAAGCTTTTTATTCCTAAGAGGAGAAAATCAGTCACCGGCGAAATCGTGCTGATTACAGGAGCTGGGCATGGAATTGGGAGACTGACTGCCTATGAATTTGCTAAACTTAAAAGCAAGCTGGTTCTCTGGGATATAAATAAG cATGGACTGGAGGAAACAGCTGCCAAATGCAAGGGACTGGGTGCCAAGGTTCATACCTTTGTGGTAGACTGCAGCAACCGAGAAGATATTTACAGCTCTGCAAAGAAG gtgAAGGCAGAAATTGGAGATGTTAGTATTTTAGTAAATAATGCTGGTGTAGTCTATACATCAGATTTGTTTGCTACACAAGATCCTCAGATTGAAAAGACTTTTGAAGTTAATGTACTTGCACATTTCTGG AGATAA